The uncultured Cohaesibacter sp. region CTGAGCCTTGGGGGTGGCCCAAGCCGCTAACAGGAACAGAACAAAGTCGATCAGCATCAAACCACATTGCGCCCCCAGCAGAATGGGAACCGCCAGATCGCCATAAGAGGCAAACAGCCAGAGAAAATAGAAAGGCAGTGCGAGGGCTGCGACCACGTTGAGTAGCAGAAATTCCATTTCGTGGAACAATTCCAGTGGCTTGAAGCTTCGTGAGAAGGGATTCATCAATGCCCCGTGCTTGCGATAGCGCAGGCGAATGGCGTCGCGTTCCCAGCGGAAGCGCTGCTTGACGAGAGCCCGTGCCGAATTGGGTGGGTCCGTGTAGCAAATGGCTTCATGGGCAAAGCCGATGGCCCATTCTGCCTTGCGCAGGCGCAGGGTCACATCCAGATCTTCCCCGCCGCCGGCATCCAACCCGCCAACGGATCCGATGGCACTTTTGCGAAAGGCACTGAAGGCTCCGGACGCGCAGGAAACCAGTCCAACCATATCCTGAGCACGCTTGCCCAGCGAGATGCTGACCAGATATTCAATCGCCTGAAAGCTCGTCCACAAACTGCGCTCCTGATGGCGAATAAGAATATTTCCCGCTACGGCGCCTATATCGGGGGAAGAGAAGGGGGATACAATTTCCTTGAGGGCGTGGCGATCAAAGGAGCAATCACAATCGACATTGACCACGACATCGCCGGAGCTGAGCTGCTCGGCCAGATTGACCGCCGCTGCCTTGCCCGCACGCAAGTCGGTGCTATGCACCTTCTGAACCAGCCCTTCCCGCTGCAAAGTGCGCAACACCCGCACCATGCCATCGGTTGAGCCGTCGCTGACAACGACGATTTCATCGGGTTTTCTACTCTGCTCCCAAAGACTGCGCACGCAGCGTTCAACCGCTTTCTCTTCATTGTGCCCCGCGATGATAACGGAGAGGCGTCCCTTCCATGTGAGCGGGCCGCTGGAGCGGATGCGGCCACGAATGAAGAGAGCAGCCACCAGAAAGGCGACCCCGTAGCGAGGTATTTCAAACAGCAGGACAAACCAGTAGAGCGTGATAAGCCCTGCCGGTGACTGTGCCGTAAGGAAATCAAAGCCCTCAACCAGATGACTGATCATGCAAACAGGTCTCCTGGCCCGAACGCCGTGATCTGGACACCCGGATCAAGCCGCAAGGGTTGCCTGGCCTGTTCTGTGATCCCGGCAAGCGCAGAGCGAATCTCCTCAGGCGCCGTCTTCTTCAGAATGGCAAAGTCCGACCTGTGACCCTTGACGATCCTGTGACCCTCGGGGCCGAGAACGGAGGAGAAGATGCCGCGCAGCGTTTCAATAAACAGCTCTCTGGTTTGTATGAACTGGCGGGGGCCTGCGTCCTGTTCCAGCTCGCGCGCCTTTTGATAACGTATTTCCAGAAGAGCAAAGGACTCGCCAAGCTCGTTGAATCGCTTGGCCTGTTCGTTGAGTGCGACGATAATGTCGAGCGGCAGATCGGAGAAGCTTAGAATATTCTGGGTTACGCCCATAAAGCTGGGGCCGATGCGCAAATAGTCACGCGCTTTTTCCTGCAGGTCATAGTGATATACATCCCGTGTTTCAACGGCGTCTCCGCTGAAGCGGCTGTGACAGTCAAGGCACACAAAGCCCACATCGGGTTCTGAAGTTGTGTGTCCGCAGCTTTGACAGCTTACTACAATACCGGGCTTGTCATAATCGCTGCCGAAATGCAGAAGGCGCTGTCGGCATTTGGGGCAGATCAGCTCATCCCCTTG contains the following coding sequences:
- a CDS encoding glycosyltransferase, coding for MISHLVEGFDFLTAQSPAGLITLYWFVLLFEIPRYGVAFLVAALFIRGRIRSSGPLTWKGRLSVIIAGHNEEKAVERCVRSLWEQSRKPDEIVVVSDGSTDGMVRVLRTLQREGLVQKVHSTDLRAGKAAAVNLAEQLSSGDVVVNVDCDCSFDRHALKEIVSPFSSPDIGAVAGNILIRHQERSLWTSFQAIEYLVSISLGKRAQDMVGLVSCASGAFSAFRKSAIGSVGGLDAGGGEDLDVTLRLRKAEWAIGFAHEAICYTDPPNSARALVKQRFRWERDAIRLRYRKHGALMNPFSRSFKPLELFHEMEFLLLNVVAALALPFYFLWLFASYGDLAVPILLGAQCGLMLIDFVLFLLAAWATPKAQALPLVPYLLGYSLFFNNFLRFVRLLAYGQEWVFRSSYQDNYVPDKVHKVRE